The stretch of DNA GCCATCCGCATCCTCACCGAACTCACCGGTGAACGCCCGGTGGGCTGGTACACCGGCCGCACCGGCCCGAACACCCGCCGCCTGGTCATGGAGGAAGGTGGCTTCCTGTATGACAGCGACACCTATGACGACGACCTGCCCTACTGGGAGCCGAACAACCCGACCGGCAAGCCACACCTGGTGATCCCTTACACCCTGGACACCAACGACATGCGCTTCACCCAGGTACAGGGCTTCAACTGCGGCGAGCAGTTCTTCCAGTACCTGAAAGACGCCTTCGACGTGCTGTACGCCGAAGGTGCCGAAGCGCCGAAGATGCTTTCGATCGGCCTGCACTGCCGCCTGGTTGGCCGCCCGGCACGCCTGGCTGCGCTCAAGCGCTTCGTCGATTACGCCAAGAGCCACGACCAGGTCTGGTTCGCCCGTCGCGTGGACATCGCCCGCCACTGGCACGCCACCCACCCGTACAAGAAAGAGAACGCCTGATGACCGCCTTCAAAACCCTCAAGCCCTCCACCCTGGACCGTGACGCCTTCGTCAAGGTTTTCGCCGACATCTACGAGCACTCGCCGTGGGTCGCCGAAAAAGCCTACGACCTGGGCCAGCTGGGTGAACTGGACGAGATCGAGGCGCTGCACCAGCGCATGAGCGACATCCTGCTCAGCGCCAACCACGCCTCCCAACTGGCGCTGATCAACGCTCACCCGGATTTGGCCGGCAAGGCCGCCATCCAGGGCGAGCTGACCGAATCGAGCACCAACGAGCAGGCCGGCGCCGGCATCCACCAGTGCACCGCCGAAGAGTTCGCCCGCTTCACCGAGCTGAACGACGCCTACAAGGCCAAGTTCCAGTTCCCGTTCATCATGGCGGTGAAGGGCAGCAACCGGCACCAGATCCTCGCTTCCTTTGAAAAGCGCATCCACAACGATGCCGATGCCGAGTTCAAGGAAGCCTTGGCGCAGATCAACCTGATCGCCCTGTTCCGCCTGCTGCAGCTGTAAGCGACAGCCGAACCCTATTTTAGAAAAACGAACAATAGAAGAGATAACCGCATGCGCACCCTGATGATCGAGCCCCTGACCAAAGAAGCCTTCGCCCCCTTCGGAGACGTGATCGAAACCGACGGCAGCGACCACTTCATGATCAACAACGGCTCGACCATGCGCTTCCACAAGCTCGCCACGGTCGAGACCGCCGAGCCTGAAGACAAGGCGATCATCAGCATCTTCCGCGCCGACGCGCAGGACATGCCGCTGACCGTGCGCATGCTGGAACGCCATCCGCTGGGCAGCCAGGCTTTCATTCCGCTGCTCGGCAACCCCTTTCTGATCGTGGTCGCGCCGGTTGGCGATGCACCTGTATCAGGCTTGGTCCGTGCCTTCCGCAGTAATGGCAGGCAGGGCGTTAATTACCATCGCGGCGTGTGGCACCACCCGGTGCTGACGATCGAAAAGCGGGATGATTTCCTGGTGGTTGATCGCAGTGGTTCTGGCAACAACTGCGATGAGCATTACTTCACCGAGGAACAGATGCTGATCCTCAATCCCCACCAATAAGAAAAGGTCAGTCATCCTTCTCGGTGACTGGCAGAGGTACATACTGTGGAAGCACACCTTCACGAATGGCTGAACCTGAGCATTCGCTGGGTTCACATGATCACCGGTGTCGCCTGGATCGGTGCATCGTTCTACTTCGTCTGGCTGGAGAACCACCTGAACCGAAGCAACCCGCGCGATGGGTTGTCGGGTGATCTCTGGGCGATTCACGGCGGTGGTATCTACCACCTGGAGAAATACAAGCTCGCACCCCCGAAAATGCCCGAGAACCTGCACTGGTTCAAATGGGAAGCCTACTTCACCTGGATGTCCGGTATCGCCCTGCTGTGCGTGGTGTTCTACTGGAACCCGAGCCTGTACCTGCTGGCACCCGGCAGCACCCTGAGCGGTGCCGAAGGCGTGGCCATCGGTATCGGTTCGCTGGTCGCCGGCTGGTTCATCTACGACTTCCTGTGCGACTCGCCGCTGGGCAAGCACCCTGCCCTGCTCGGTGCCGTGCTGTTCGTCCTGATCATCGCTGCCTGCTTCGGCTTCAGCCTGGTGTTCAGCGGCCGCGGTGCGTACCTGCACACCGGCGCGATCATCGGCACCATCATGGTCGGTAACGTGTTCCGCATCATCATGCCGGCCCAGCGCCAGCTGGTGGCGGCGATCGAGAACAACCAGACTCCGGACCCGGTACTGCCGGCCAAGGGCCTGCTGCGCTCGCGTCACAACAACTACTTCACCCTGCCGGTGCTGTTCATCATGATCAGCAACCACTTCCCGAGCACCTACGGTAGCCAGTACAACTGGCTGATCCTGGCGGGTATCGCAGTAGCCGCGGTTCTGATCCGCCACTACTTCAACACCCGCCACGACAGCAACAAGTACGCCTGGACCCTGCCGGTCGGCGCTCTGGCGATGATCTGCCTGGCCTATGTCACCGGTCCGAAGCCGATGGCAGTCAGCCCTGAGCAGGCCGCGGCGAAGGTCGAGTACCAGCCGCTGCCGGCCACCGCCGTAGGTGGCAAGACCGCTGCCGAGCTGCGCGCCGAGGAAGCCGCCAAGGCCGCCGAAGCACCAGCCGCACCAGCCGAAGCTCCGGCCCAGGCGACCGCACAGGCTGCCGGTGGCGACTTCGACAAGATCCACAAAGTCATCCAGGAACGCTGCAGCGTGTGCCACTCGTCGAAACCGACCAGCCCACTGTTCAGCGCAGCACCTGCCGGCGTGATGTTCGACACCCCGCAGCAGATCCAGGCCCAGGCCGCGCGCATTCAGGCGCAAGCGGTCGCCAGCCAGATCATGCCGCTGGGCAACATCACCCAGATGACCGCCGAAGAGCGCAAGCTCGTCGGTGACTGGATCGCCAAAGGCGCTCAGGTCAACTGATCCACCCTCTCCTGCCAGGGCGTCCGCGCGCCCTGACGGGGGCGGCCTTGCGCCGCGAAGAGGCCGGTACCCCCGGCCTCGCCCTTTACAGATTCATGCAACAAGCAAGCATCGAGCGTTCGACTGCATGCGGGAACCCCAGGCTGCCTCCAACGGGCCTGCCGTATGCGACTGGCGCTTGGATCCGAGAATAAAAACAAAACTCGAGGTGCTGCATGTCCGAGTCACGCAAGGCGTACATTCCAGTTGCGCCGCCGCGACAGCCTCTGCCCCTGTTCCAACTGATCCTGGTTGGCCTGCAACATGTACTGCTGATGTACGGGGGTGCGATTGCCGTCCCTCTGATCATCGGCCAGGCCGCTGGTTTGTCTCGTGAAGAAGTCGCTTTCCTGATCAACGCCGACCTGCTGGTCGCCGGTGTCGCCACCATCATCCAGTCGTTCGGTATCGGCCCGGTCGGGATCCGCATGCCGGTGATGATGGGTGCCAGCTTCGCTGCCGTCGGCAGCATGGTGGCCATGGCCGGCATGCCGGGCGTAGGCCTGCAGGGGATTTTCGGCGCAACCATCGCTGCCGGGTTCTTCGGCATGCTGATCGCGCCGTTCATGTCCAAGGTCGTACGTTTCTTCCCACCACTGGTCACCGGTACGGTGATCACCTCGATTGGCCTGTCGCTGTTCCCGGTGGCGGTCAACTGGGCCGGTGGTGGCCAAGACGCAACGACCTTCGGTTCGCCGATCTACCTGATGGTGGCTGGCCTGGTACTGGCAGTCATCCTGTTGATCAACCGCTTCATGCGCGGCTTCTGGGTCAACGTCTCGGTCCTGGTGGGCATGGGCCTGGGCTACATCCTGGCCGGTTCCATCGGCATGGTCGACCTGTCTGGCCTGAGCGACACACCGTGGCTGCAAGTGGTCACCCCACTGCACTTCGGCATGCCGACCTTCAGCCTGGCGCCGATCCTGTCGATGTGCCTGGTGGTAGTGATCATCTTCGTCGAGTCCACCGGCATGTTCCTCGCCCTGGGCAAGGTGACTGATCGCGAAGTTACCCCGGGGATGCTGCGTCGCGGCCTGTTGTGCGATGCCGGCGCGTCGTTCATCGCCGGTTTCTTCAACACCTTCACCCACTCCTCGTTCGCCCAGAACATCGGCCTGGTGCAGATGACTGGCGTGCGTTGCCGTTACGTCACGGTAACGGCGGGTGCACTGCTGATCGTGCTCAGCCTGCTGCCAAAGGCGGCCTTCCTGATCGCCTCGATCCCGCCCGCAGTACTGGGCGGCGCGTCCATTGCCATGTTCGGCATGGTCACCGCCACCGGGATCAAGATTCTCCAGGAAGCCGACATTGGCGACCGCCGCAACCAGTTGCTGGTGGCGGTGAGCGTCGGCTTTGGCCTGATCCCTGTGGTCAAGCCGGAGTTCTTCGCGCAGATGCCGCAGTGGATGGAACCCATCACCCACAGCGGGATCGCCATGGCCACGGTCAGTGCCCTGGTGCTCAACGTGCTGTTCAACATCCTCGGTGGTGCCGAGCGCGCCGTGCATAACGACGCCTGCCACCAGCATTGAGCCTCAGGCGGGGCGGCGCAGTTTGCCGCCCCTGCTCATATTCCGCAGTAACCGCTTTACCGTCGACCCGCCGGAATGGGCCGCTCGGGGCGCCTGCGCGCCGAAAAAACCGCCAACAAAAACAATAAGTCCGGGAATCACAACATGAAGCGCATCACCTCGTCCCTGCTGCTGGGCAGCAGCCTGCTGGCCACCCTCCCCGCCCATGCAGGCGATTGGCTGCTGTGGCACGGCGAAAGCCTGACGTACTTGTACGGCAAGGACTTCAAGATCAACCCCGATATCCAGCAGACCATTACCTTCGAGCACGCCAACAAATGGAAGTACGGCGACACGTTCTTCTTCGTCGACAAGATTTTCTACAACGGCAAGGCTGACCGCAGCAAAGGCGAGGACACCTATTACGGCGAGTTCAGCCCACGCCTGTCGTTCGGCAAGATCCTCGACCGCAAGCTGGCCTTCGGCCCGGTCAAGGACGTGCTGCTGGCGATGACCTACGAACGTGGCGAAGGCGACAACGAGGCCTACCTGATCGGCCCCGGCTTCGACCTGGACATTCCCGGCTTCAACTACTTCACCCTCAACTTCTACATGCGCCAGACCGAAGGCGGCCGCCCCGGTGACGACGTCTGGCAGATCACCCCCGGCTGGTCCTACACCATCCCTGTGGGCAAATCCGACATTCTGATCGACGGTTACATGGACTGGGTTCCGGACAACGACCAGAACAGCCGTGGCACCTACCACGCCAACCTGCACTTCAACCCTCAGGTCAAGTATGACCTGGGCAAGGCCCTGAACCTCGGTGCCAAGCAGCTCTATGTCGGCTTCGAATACAGCTACTGGAAAGACAAGTACGGCATCGACAGCCGCGGCAACCTGGAGAGCAATCAGAGTGTCGCCAGCGCGCTGATCAAGGTACATTTCTGAAAACCTGATCAAACGCCCAGGTTTGAATCACTGTGCTCCAGGACGGAGCACTTGAGGCGCGGCGCGCAAGCCAGTAATCTGCGCGCCCCCTCGATCAGGGCAGGAAGGATTCTGCCTGCGTTTACTGACCGCTCAGTCAATGAATTCGGGCGGTTGGCCAACGTGTTGCCAGCCTGAAACACCCATTTTCATCCGTTCAGAACGAGTCGAGCAGGAAGGTAGCAGCTAACCCCGAAAAGTTGGCGCAGCTCTTGCCAAACAACTGTGGCCAATCGAAAAAAGCTGACTCAAAAGACAACAAAAGCGCCTGTACCGAGCGCTGACAACAGATCAATCAAGGGAGCGACACTCGCAATGCGTACCATCAATAGCCTGATTCTCGCGGGCGGCCTGCTGGCCTGCGGCACCACCTTCGCCGGCGACCTGCTGCAGTGGCAGAACAACAGCCTCACCTACCTGTGGGGCAAGAATTTCAAGGTCAACCCGGATACTCAGCAAACCTTCACCTTCGAGCATGCCGATGGCTGGAAGTACGGCGACAACTTCTTCTTCGTCGACAAGATCTTCTATCAGGGCAAGAAAGACGCCAGCAACGGCCCGAACACCTACTACGGCGAATTCAGCCCGCGCCTGTCATTCGGCAAGATCTTCGACCAGAAGCTCGAGTTCGGCCCGGTCAAGGACGTGCTGCTGGCCGCGACCTACGAATTTGGCGAGGGTGATGTCGAGTCGTACCTGATCGGCCCTGGCTTCGACCTGAACATTCCGGGCTTCGACTACTTCCAGCTGAACTTCTACAACCGCATCCCTGACGGCAGCCGCGCGGGCAAGAATGTCTGGCAGATCACCCCGGTCTGGTCCTACACCATCCCGGTCGGCGACTCTGACGTGCTGATCGACGGTTTCATGGACTGGGTGGTCGACAACGACGAGAACCGTCACGGCACCTACCACGCCAACCTGCACTTCAACCCGCAGATCAAGTACGACCTGGGCAAGGCGTTGCACCTGGGCGAGAAGCAGCTGTATGTGGGTGTCGAGTACGACTACTGGAAGAACAAGTACGGCATCAAGGACAGCGATGCCTTCACCACCGACCAGAACACCATGAGTTTGCTGGTGAAAGTACACTTCTGATCGGCTGAAGCGTGACAGCGCCGTTATCTGACGGCGCCGTCATGATTATGGCTTGTAAGTTTAAACTTACAGCTTTTTAAGATTTATCTTACTCGCAACGAAAATTGCCTTATAGGTCAAAAATATGACCGCTGGCAGCAGCATCCCAAACATCAGCAAGATCATCTCCACTTCGTGGTGTGGGATGACCCGAAAAATATCAAGCACCAGCACTGCCGCATTGAGTGTCAATGCCAGGCCGAACATCGCACAGCACTTGTAAAGGGCCTGAGCGTCGGCGCTGCGCAGCAGGAAGCCGAAGCCCAAAGCCCCCCACGCCAACGCCGTGAGCAGGTAGAGCGCCAGGTGGTAGGCGTCGTAAGTCAGTACACCGAACATGTGAAGTTCCCCTTCCGACCAAATCTGAAATGGCAAGTTACGACTATAAAGCCAGCGCCCTCGCGTGCACCGCGAAATTTTGACATTTTTTTGCAAACTTTCGACTAAACTCGTCGCCCTCGCACAACCAATAAAGAAAACAGGCCAACTTGATGCGCACTCCCCTCGCCGCGCCATGGCGCTACCTGCTGCTGCTCTGCTCAACCTGGTTCGGCATCTTCCTGCTGACACGCTTAATATTGCTGGTGACGCATCTCTACGAGGTCAGCGGCAATTACTTCTCGATCTTCTTCGACGGGGCCATCTACGACCTGAGCTTCCTTATCTACACGGCCCTGCCACTGGGTGTGTACCTGGTGCTGTGCCCGGACAGGTTGTGGCGCTCGCGTGCCCATCGCTGGCTGCTCGGCGGCTTGCTTGTGGTCAGCCTGTTCGTGATGCTGTTCGTCGCCGTGGCCGAGTGGCTGTTCTGGGACGAGTTCGGCGTACGCTTCAACTTCATCGCCGTCGACTACCTGGTCTATTCCAAGGAAGTGCTGGATAACATCCGCGAGTCCTACCCACTGCCAGCTCTGCTCAGTGGCATTGCGGTAGCCGCAATCCTGCTCGCACTGGTGCTGCGCAAGCCACTGGCGCAAGCACTCAGCGGCCCCGGCGCCACCCTGCGCCAGCGCCTGTCAGGGCTGGCCGTGCTGGCGGTGCTGGTCGGCCTGAACATCCTGGTGATCGATCAGCAGTTCCCACGCGGCCAGGGCGGCAACGCCTACCAGCGCGAGCTGGCCAGCAACGGCCCGTACCAGTTCTTTGCCGCCTTCCGCAACAACGAACTGGACTACACCCAGTTCTACGCCAGCCTTGGCGCTGGCGAAGTCGGCGCGCAGATGCACCAGGAACTTGCCGAACCCAATGCCCGCTTCCAGGGCCAGGAACCCCAGGACATCCGCCGCCACATCAGCGCCAGCGGTGAGCAGCGCACGCCGAACATCATCCTGGTGACCATCGAGAGCTTCAGCGCCAAGTACATGGGCAGCAACGGCGATTCGCGCAACCTCACGCCGAACCTCGACGCCCTGCGCCGCGAAAGCCTGTACTTCAACAATTTCTACGCCACCGGTACCCGTACCGACCGCGGCCTGGAAGCCATCACCCTGTCGATCCCGCCCACCCCGGGCCGTTCGATCGTCAAGCGCATCGGCCGCGAAAGCGGCTACGCCAGCCTTGGCCAGCAACTCACCGCCAAAGGCTACGACGCTGTGTTCGTCTACGGCGGGCGCGGCTACTTCGACAACATGAACGCCTTCTTCAGCGGCAACGGCTACCGCATCGTCGACCAGAGCAGCGTCGATGAAAGCGAAATCAGCTTCAAGAACGCCTGGGGCATGGCCGACGAGGACCTGTACCGGCAGACCCTCAAGCTGGCCGATGCCAATTACGCCCAGCAAAAGCCGTTCTTCCTGCAACTGATGACCACCTCGAACCACCGCCCCTACACCTACCCGGACGGCCGCATCGACATCCCGTCAGGCGACGGCCGCGAAGGCGCGGTGAAGTACACCGACCACGCCATCGCGCAGTTCCTCAAGGACGCCAAGGGCAAGCCGTGGTTCGACAACACCCTGTTCATCTTTGTCGCTGACCACACGGCCGGTAGTGCCGGGGTCGAGGACCTGCCGGTGAACAACTATCAGATCCCGCTGTGGATCTATGCACCGAAAATGATCGAGCCCCGCGAAGACGCCAAGCTGGCCAGCCAGATCGACCTGGCGCCTACCCTGCTGGGCCTGCTCAACTTCGACTACACCTCGACCTTCTTCGGTCGCGACCTGCTCAAAGAAGACGACCTGCCGCCACGTGTGCTGATCGGCAACTACCAGCACCTGGGGCTGTTCGACGGCAACAACCTGGCCATCCTCAGCCCGCGGGGCGGCATGCGTGTGCATGAGGATGCCCTGGGCAAGAGCCATGAAACCACGGTAACCAGCGACAACCCGCTGATTCGCCGGGCGATCGCCTACTACCAGAGCGCCGCCTACGGCTTCAGCCAAGGCTTGCTGGCCTGGAAGCCAGAGCAGCAGAGCGTCAAGACCGAAAACTGATCACGATGGATGGCACCGGCTCCGCCGGTGTTCGCGGGCAAGTCGGGTCGCCGCACCGCCCACAGGAATCGCGCATGCCCTGAAGCTAGCGCTAAACCTGTGGGAGCGGCGGTGCGGCGACCCGACTTGCCCGCGAACCGGGGCGAAGCCCCGGCCATGCAGCCTCAGCTGGCCGGGCGAACCATGCGCCACACTTTCCCCGCAACAGCCACCACCGCCAGCACCACGGCTCCGGCCAGCACACCGGCCACACCATTGAGCAGGCCGCTGGTCAGCGCCCCTCCGCGCCCTTCGCTGAACGCCTCGACTGCATGATGCAGAGGCGCTACCCCGTGTACCAGGATCCCGCCACCGACCAGGAACATCGCTGCAGTGCCGATCACTGACAAGCTCTTCATCATGTAGGGCGCAGCACGCAGGATGCCGTTGCCGACCGTACGGGCCAGGCTTGAAGACTTCTGGGTCATCCACAGCCCCAGGTCGTCGAGTTTGACGATACCGCCCACCAGCCCATACACACCGATGGTCATGACCACCGCAATGCCCGACAGCACGATGATCTGCTGCGTCAGCGGCGAATCGGCGACGATGCCCAGGGTAATGGCGATGATTTCAGCGGACAGGATGAAGTCGGTCCGCACCGCGCCCTTGATCTT from Pseudomonas putida encodes:
- a CDS encoding DUF808 domain-containing protein; translated protein: MAASSLLVLIDDIATVLDDVSVMTKVAAKKTAGVLGDDLALNAQQVTGVRAEREIPVVWAVAKGSLVNKAILVPAALLISAFIPWAVTPLLMLGGAYLCFEGFEKLAHKFLHSKEEDELQHEARKEAVADANVDLVAFEKAKIKGAVRTDFILSAEIIAITLGIVADSPLTQQIIVLSGIAVVMTIGVYGLVGGIVKLDDLGLWMTQKSSSLARTVGNGILRAAPYMMKSLSVIGTAAMFLVGGGILVHGVAPLHHAVEAFSEGRGGALTSGLLNGVAGVLAGAVVLAVVAVAGKVWRMVRPAS
- the uraD gene encoding 2-oxo-4-hydroxy-4-carboxy-5-ureidoimidazoline decarboxylase, with protein sequence MTAFKTLKPSTLDRDAFVKVFADIYEHSPWVAEKAYDLGQLGELDEIEALHQRMSDILLSANHASQLALINAHPDLAGKAAIQGELTESSTNEQAGAGIHQCTAEEFARFTELNDAYKAKFQFPFIMAVKGSNRHQILASFEKRIHNDADAEFKEALAQINLIALFRLLQL
- a CDS encoding LTA synthase family protein, coding for MRTPLAAPWRYLLLLCSTWFGIFLLTRLILLVTHLYEVSGNYFSIFFDGAIYDLSFLIYTALPLGVYLVLCPDRLWRSRAHRWLLGGLLVVSLFVMLFVAVAEWLFWDEFGVRFNFIAVDYLVYSKEVLDNIRESYPLPALLSGIAVAAILLALVLRKPLAQALSGPGATLRQRLSGLAVLAVLVGLNILVIDQQFPRGQGGNAYQRELASNGPYQFFAAFRNNELDYTQFYASLGAGEVGAQMHQELAEPNARFQGQEPQDIRRHISASGEQRTPNIILVTIESFSAKYMGSNGDSRNLTPNLDALRRESLYFNNFYATGTRTDRGLEAITLSIPPTPGRSIVKRIGRESGYASLGQQLTAKGYDAVFVYGGRGYFDNMNAFFSGNGYRIVDQSSVDESEISFKNAWGMADEDLYRQTLKLADANYAQQKPFFLQLMTTSNHRPYTYPDGRIDIPSGDGREGAVKYTDHAIAQFLKDAKGKPWFDNTLFIFVADHTAGSAGVEDLPVNNYQIPLWIYAPKMIEPREDAKLASQIDLAPTLLGLLNFDYTSTFFGRDLLKEDDLPPRVLIGNYQHLGLFDGNNLAILSPRGGMRVHEDALGKSHETTVTSDNPLIRRAIAYYQSAAYGFSQGLLAWKPEQQSVKTEN
- a CDS encoding outer membrane protein OmpK, with the translated sequence MRTINSLILAGGLLACGTTFAGDLLQWQNNSLTYLWGKNFKVNPDTQQTFTFEHADGWKYGDNFFFVDKIFYQGKKDASNGPNTYYGEFSPRLSFGKIFDQKLEFGPVKDVLLAATYEFGEGDVESYLIGPGFDLNIPGFDYFQLNFYNRIPDGSRAGKNVWQITPVWSYTIPVGDSDVLIDGFMDWVVDNDENRHGTYHANLHFNPQIKYDLGKALHLGEKQLYVGVEYDYWKNKYGIKDSDAFTTDQNTMSLLVKVHF
- a CDS encoding ureidoglycolate lyase, which codes for MRTLMIEPLTKEAFAPFGDVIETDGSDHFMINNGSTMRFHKLATVETAEPEDKAIISIFRADAQDMPLTVRMLERHPLGSQAFIPLLGNPFLIVVAPVGDAPVSGLVRAFRSNGRQGVNYHRGVWHHPVLTIEKRDDFLVVDRSGSGNNCDEHYFTEEQMLILNPHQ
- a CDS encoding nucleobase:cation symporter-2 family protein yields the protein MSESRKAYIPVAPPRQPLPLFQLILVGLQHVLLMYGGAIAVPLIIGQAAGLSREEVAFLINADLLVAGVATIIQSFGIGPVGIRMPVMMGASFAAVGSMVAMAGMPGVGLQGIFGATIAAGFFGMLIAPFMSKVVRFFPPLVTGTVITSIGLSLFPVAVNWAGGGQDATTFGSPIYLMVAGLVLAVILLINRFMRGFWVNVSVLVGMGLGYILAGSIGMVDLSGLSDTPWLQVVTPLHFGMPTFSLAPILSMCLVVVIIFVESTGMFLALGKVTDREVTPGMLRRGLLCDAGASFIAGFFNTFTHSSFAQNIGLVQMTGVRCRYVTVTAGALLIVLSLLPKAAFLIASIPPAVLGGASIAMFGMVTATGIKILQEADIGDRRNQLLVAVSVGFGLIPVVKPEFFAQMPQWMEPITHSGIAMATVSALVLNVLFNILGGAERAVHNDACHQH
- the puuE gene encoding allantoinase PuuE, whose translation is MSADYPRDLIGYGNNPPHPQWPGNARIALSFVLNYEEGGERNILHGDKESEAFLSEMVAAQPLQGARNMSMESLYEYGSRAGVWRLLKLFKDSGVPLTIFAVAMAAQRHPDVIRAMAEAGHEICSHGYRWIDYQNMDEAQEREHMLEAIRILTELTGERPVGWYTGRTGPNTRRLVMEEGGFLYDSDTYDDDLPYWEPNNPTGKPHLVIPYTLDTNDMRFTQVQGFNCGEQFFQYLKDAFDVLYAEGAEAPKMLSIGLHCRLVGRPARLAALKRFVDYAKSHDQVWFARRVDIARHWHATHPYKKENA
- a CDS encoding urate hydroxylase PuuD, giving the protein MEAHLHEWLNLSIRWVHMITGVAWIGASFYFVWLENHLNRSNPRDGLSGDLWAIHGGGIYHLEKYKLAPPKMPENLHWFKWEAYFTWMSGIALLCVVFYWNPSLYLLAPGSTLSGAEGVAIGIGSLVAGWFIYDFLCDSPLGKHPALLGAVLFVLIIAACFGFSLVFSGRGAYLHTGAIIGTIMVGNVFRIIMPAQRQLVAAIENNQTPDPVLPAKGLLRSRHNNYFTLPVLFIMISNHFPSTYGSQYNWLILAGIAVAAVLIRHYFNTRHDSNKYAWTLPVGALAMICLAYVTGPKPMAVSPEQAAAKVEYQPLPATAVGGKTAAELRAEEAAKAAEAPAAPAEAPAQATAQAAGGDFDKIHKVIQERCSVCHSSKPTSPLFSAAPAGVMFDTPQQIQAQAARIQAQAVASQIMPLGNITQMTAEERKLVGDWIAKGAQVN
- a CDS encoding outer membrane protein OmpK, yielding MKRITSSLLLGSSLLATLPAHAGDWLLWHGESLTYLYGKDFKINPDIQQTITFEHANKWKYGDTFFFVDKIFYNGKADRSKGEDTYYGEFSPRLSFGKILDRKLAFGPVKDVLLAMTYERGEGDNEAYLIGPGFDLDIPGFNYFTLNFYMRQTEGGRPGDDVWQITPGWSYTIPVGKSDILIDGYMDWVPDNDQNSRGTYHANLHFNPQVKYDLGKALNLGAKQLYVGFEYSYWKDKYGIDSRGNLESNQSVASALIKVHF